One Archocentrus centrarchus isolate MPI-CPG fArcCen1 chromosome 14, fArcCen1, whole genome shotgun sequence DNA window includes the following coding sequences:
- the LOC115791934 gene encoding GTPase IMAP family member 9-like has translation MGTYVEDLHLRMVLVGKTGVGKSASGNTILGRNAFESKSSISSVTSECQKVTGQVDGQILAVVDTPGLFDNRRPEEQVKREVGRCISFAAPGPHVFLVVIKTDRFTEEEKKTLTIIQKIFGEGAAHYTMVLFTRGDDLKAGGVKIETLITEHEALHDFIQQCGGRYHVFNNRSEDPSQVRELLVKISRMVQSNGRRYYTNEMLQEAERAIRNEMERLLRENAQLAEEEARRRAERKNKFLKGAGIGAGVGSVLGPVGAALGAAVGATVVAAKQGECVIL, from the exons ATGGGCACAT ATGTGGAGGACCTCCACCTGAGGATGGTGCTTGTTGGGAAAACTGGAGTTGGGAAGAGTGCATCAGGAAACACCATCTTGGGACGAAATGCTTTTGAATCTAAATCTTCTATTTCTTCAGTGACATCAGAGTGTCAGAAAGTAACAGGTCAGGTGGATGGTCAGATCCTGGCTGTAGTTGATACTCCAGGTCTGTTTGACAACAGGAGGCCTGAAGAGCAGGTGAAGAGAGAAGTTGGTAGATGCATCTCCTTTGCTGCTCCTGGTCCTCATGTGTTTCTGGTTGTGATCAAAACAGACAGattcacagaagaagaaaaaaaaacattgacaaTTATTCAGAAGATATTTGGAGAAGGAGCAGCACATTACACTATGGTCCTGTTCACCCGTGGAGACGATCTGAAAGCAGGTGGAGTCAAGATAGAAACATTAATTACTGAACATGAAGCTCTGCATGACTTCATCCAGCAGTGCGGTGGAAGATATCATGTTTTTAACAACAGAAGTGAGGATCCCTCTCAGGTCAGAGAGCTGCTGGTTAAAATCAGTAGGATGGttcagagcaatggaagaagatACTACACCAATGAGATGCTCCAGGAGGCTGAAAGAGCCATCAGAAACGAGATGGAACGACTTCTGAGAGAAAATGCACAGCTGGCAGAAGAAGAAGCAAGAAGACGTGCAGAGAGGAAGAACAAGTTCCTGAAGGGTGCTGGGATAGGAGCAGGGGTTGGAAGTGTCTTGGGTCCAGTGGGAGCAGCTCTGGGAGCAGCAGTGGGAGCAACAGTtgtagcagcaaagcagggAGAATGTGTTATACTGTGA